CCCACTAGCTCAggctccccccccccccagtgaAGTGACATTCCATGTCCCAAGAGCCAGATTCTTTAACCAAGGTTTGGGTCATCTAGGCCCCTGCCCATGACTGCTACCCAAAACACATCGCACCAGCCCCTTATGCTCCTTCCTGCGGGTGGTGGGCCTACAGGAAGACGGGCCTACGTCGCTCTTTCGGGCTATGCCCAGCTGAGTCCCATAGGTGAAGACTTGGCCACCAGGTGCTCGCCTGCGTGCCCCAGCCCCAGGCCTGGCTCCAGGtccttgctttctttttcttcatgagGGGGATTTGAACTGCTCTTAGTCTGACCCGTCACCTAGGATAAGGTGGCGGTTCAGGGAGGGGACAACCTCCTCTCACAACCTCAtcagtgtttattaaataaCTCTATGTTTTCAGATCAGACATTGTCGAGTAGAGCAAATTCTTTGTGCACATTGAGGTGGTAAGAAGTGCTCTAATACAATCTTACAGAaatactgaactgttttatgtgtttttttgtttctgttttctaaTTGTCAAAACACTGTGTCCTCACAGCAGCACAGTACTGTAAAATAGTAAAATGCTGAACATTGCTTTATTAAGTTAAATACAGATTCTTTAAATGTGGTCTGtattaatatttcaaaatattaacacacaatccatattcaatattatttgtgcctttttattttcttgttgttCTCTTTAGACAGGTCAAGATGTAGATGGCAGTCAGACAAGACAGCAGCTTTCCACATTATTATTAGGCCTGTGGAAGAACAAGAATTCTACAGATAGTATGtagtgtgggagataattttgtaattaaGGATATATGTATGCAGTGTGCTTGATATGAAATAACCAGGGGACAGCATGAGTGAGTGCTGACAGATCGTTTGAGCTTCAGAACAATATAGGGTTTAACGCGACTCGGTCGTGGGGCTTGCGCAAAGTCTGCAAGGGCTTTAGAGAACAAGCAGCTgcatcaatgatgtcagtctggcaagCTTTCTcagcggtaccaggctttccaaatttggaccaatcaatggcagagatgcaccctagatCATCTTGGCCcatcttcgctccactggtaccttgagcggcaaGGATCTCAttatgaagtaaacgcagcgcgtgctggatggtgatggtggtaccAGGTGAAATATCTAGATTACATATGTAGAAGACAGCAGATAAATCATAAAGCTGTGGAATGTAGAGCgtaatgtggaaaaaaagtaaagagGGGTGTTGGCCCCagaagaactgagaacttacccatgctgtctcctgagaaagaatgaggtgttggagagagtgaggctgaagacaatcccactggtggggctggaaacgcccaattttttaatataataattcaggaaagtttaattataatggtattcgagaaattgtaaattcaaagataatggtgtataAAAGAACCTaaagttccaaaaaagaaaaataggtgGGATTGTCTcagcaaagaaccagtgacgtgttacaTTTGGAGAGATAAGGagaatgtatataaaggctgtggTTGGAGTTCCCctgggagaggttgttgggacgttcatacgtgagcatctcaattcttgtatcagcgctgattacaaataaaatctcttatctgcattcatctagtctgcttgattggcttatttagttagGAGTCCTAATTAATTGTGAGTCTCgctcagactgagctgtcgggtcagtgtggagctggggTCAGATCTTTGTAGTGAGTagagtagaatttttattccacattaggcaactgtattgttttatctttattatagaaatgtttttattaatgttcCTTTACAGTGTAACATCCTTCTGACTGAAACCAGCACAGGGAGAAATCCAAAGGATTCACTATTGTTCTTCGGTATCAGCTAATCCTGATTTTCATTCATCATTCAAGGTTTCATTATGATTAATCCAGAAAGACACCAATATGAAAACAGGCATTTTAGAAAGCTAAAAACATTAAGTGAAGTGTCTGGGGCTAAATCCCCATACATTAAAACTTTAGAAATGCCCCTGGGGATGCCAAACACTGAACTTAGACTaggacaaacaaaacaaaacaaacaaaataaacattaaacagaCGTGCAATGAAGTACTGAACCtaacaacaaaaagaaacactAGTAGTGGATGTTACAGATgaaccccaccccccaccctgGAACAGCTCCAGATGTTTCCAAATCGGAAATAGGGAGAATCTGAATTCCTGCTTGAGTTAACGTACAAAACTACTTGTATAAAAATTTACTCTTAGCtctaatgttgtcattttttgtaattaactattcattttatgtgagaTGAATCTGTCTCTACTCACATATGCCTTTTAATACAAGGTCTGAGAAATAATCCAGATGTCAGTTAACATTATTCTAAGTCAAGGAGCTCAAAGGGAACATGGGGCTGGAAAACAGCAGGACTTGAGATCAATTAGGTTTTCCTGTTAAAATTTATGTTATACTTAAGATAGTAACAAAATAAAACCTGATAAAAACCTTTACCATGTAGATGTTGAAATgacacatttgtttgtgtgtgtgtgtgtaaagaagaCGAGAAAAAGACCCTTATATGAAGACAAGGTCTGTAGAACATATTAAGTACTATAACAGAacagtctgacttggtaactcatacTGAATAAttaatgtgtgctggacactcctCTGTCCTGTGGAATccgttttaaacaaatgacaagcgaggatctaagcagattcactttaacagaaactcACTGCTCTGCAGATCCAGAAGAgaaaaagttcaaattcagcacagtcaatatttcagtatttagtaagtAATGCTTTGGTGAGTGATGagcaattacagtatttgtgcagtaatcttattctgctttacattaaaaaactaagaaaaatacattttactcggtgactggtcaaatatcaacaataaaagttgaGCTATTTGGTTATTGGGTTGCTGTATAACATTAGTAACGTTAATATAGAATGCTGCTCAAGAGATACTGATTATGTTAGCTTACTTAGCTAACTAAATCTTAACTGGCTATGAATGACATAATTAAGATCatgacagatttattcacatacacaataaaatccttcactgttgagagctaacattagatttcattttatttcataggAAATGGCCATTATGATGACCACAGGACATGCTCACCTCTATATCTTCACAAATATGATGTTGAATTCTTGTAAGAAGAAATCGTATGTTACTGAGGAGGCAGAGCAAGAATCTGAATATTAAAgactttcttctgttctacaacttaaaacaaatcctgcaggtcaggcCACAGGCCATGGGTGTGCAGGTGGAgggatggggtcagggttttCTGCCATCATAGTCTACAGTATTACACTCTGTGACACTGCAGTTTTAATGCTCTACTGAACCGTTTACACTCACTGCATTTAATGAAATCAAAAACGATTCGTTCAACAATAATGCACGCTGTATCTCggtttgctgtgctgtaattagacaatttatttttcttttctttttttaaataaaagtaaggAGAGATGTGGGATAATGTAGAGGAGTAGAAATTATAATATGTTACTTcaaaatgtagtggagtgaAAGTAAAAAGTCTCCAAAAAAATTTAGAAAAGGACAGATCCTGGAAAAAGATACTTACCCACCACTGGTTTATACATAATGGGACAATATTAACTACagtatattttcatttaacaagAACTTAACAGAGAAGCTTTTAaaatcatatattatatttatccagagcaacttgtGTTTATCTCCATTATACAAATGAGGGGCAAgagccttactcaggggcccagcactaGCAGCATGgtgtcctgggatttaaactcacaaccttacaagcagtagcccaacacctgatAATTTGCTTCTAGACTTTCGTTGATTCTCCCCCTCCCACTAATTATTTGCAATATAAtgaataatctctctctctctctctctctctctctctctctctctatttctacTGTATAAATGTCACAACCAGACtcggaggcagagagagaatccaaactttcccttttttccctttcctttcaGAAAGTAAATAGGCAGGTAGAACGTAACTAAGGCAATTGGTAAGGCAGGTAAGCAGGCAGACGGAACAGAACATACACACTTTCAGCACTTGAACTAAACAGTCTTAATACTCGCCACTGCCCTTGGCGAGTGAGTGCTTTAAATAGACTAGTGAAAATAGTGTGCAGGTGGTGCTGATTAAAAGTCCGGTGACTGTGAGCGCGGGGGTGCGGTTGAGGTAGGCGAGCCCGtgacaataaatataaaatgcaaaattCATACTGTATGAAtgcaaaatcattttaaataagagATCAAGATAATACTAACACATGATGACCCCAGTGACCTCCCTGGGCATTCCTGGTGTAATTTGTACGTTTATACAGATAGTTATGTCAGAAACACGCTGAtagatttttaattcatttacacAATGAACTAAAAATTAATCaggtgttaatgtacagtaaaatGTGGAAAGAATGGCTCTTCTGTCTGAGATCCAGTTCATCCCACTGGGAATTAGAATATTTTGGATCTAGTGTAAGAGAGAATTTAACAGATTGTatgaaataaatcattatactCAGATCAGAAAACTCAGATTCATCACTGCATTAATTTATAACAAAATTGCTGTTAATTCATTTGTAGTTAGTGGTTAAAGGTGCTGTAACGTCCAGGCTGCCCGCACCCTGTGGGGCTCAAACCCGGAGCTCCGTGGACACCGTGCCCTCATGCCATGGTAATCAGACCCTTGTGCAGGATTAAATGACACACTGCTTTTTTCACAGGGGAAAAACAGTACtgaacaaaatgtaaaacaaaactaaacataaacAGTCCTTCATACGGACCGGCAAGCGtggaaacacacaacaaacaatgaCTGGCAAAGACAGGCACACAAgggctcatatatatatatatatatatatatatatatatatatatatatatatatatatatatatatagggcaaAACATCAAGGTAAAAAGTACAAGGgaatacaaacagaaaaagcAGACTCCACcaattcacctgccagcaccccctccagtggtctggcagggaactgtcccagtgatTTCTGACAGGTGCATTAGGTAAGATTAGGTATCAGTGAGTTTGACAATTGAATGGTTTCACCCATGCTcatgaagctccgcccacagaaCCTAGAGTACAGTGCCTATAAAATAAGTGACAGGAGgcacattaaaacacaaacaagaccAAAAGTCAGTTTTCCAAAACAGTTTTCTCAGTGATTTAATACATTTGTGCTAAAGCCATTcattaatctgtttaatatgttattgtttttatcaCGTTGTAGATAAGTTTCAGgctataaggaataaaaaatggaCTACTGCTCCTTTAAGTAGGTGTTGTGTGCTGTTTCTGATGTAACTGATGACTGTAACAGGTTATAACGTGTCTCTGTAAAACTCCTCCTATTAAGGAAGTGTGGAGTCTGAGACGACTGCAGTCCTTCATAAACAGTCTGCAGTGTTCTGCTCTGGTGAGATTAGGTTTATCCTCAGTTTATGGAGAAATCTTCTTAAAGTCTTATTTTTATAACTTTCAAAGGAAGTGATTACTAACTTGACTTACAAAGGTAGAGTTTAATTTTTATCAAAGTGAAAGTGAAACTCTGAGTGTTCAGACTGGAGagaacaacagcagcagtaaaataaaatggcttCTAAGTTTTCAGAGCAGGATTTCTCCTGTCCTGTGTGCTGTGAAATCTTCAAGGATCCTGTTTTACTGCATTgcagtcacagtgtgtgtaaagtgtgtttgcAGAAGTTCTGGGAGGCCAAAGGATCCAGAGAATGTCCTGTATGTAGAAGGAAGTCATCTCTACAACACCCACCCATTAATCTGGTCTTAAAGAACCTGTGTGAGACTTTCTTACAGGAGAGAAATCAGAGCTCTTCATCAGGGTCTGAAACAGTCTGCAGTCTGCACAGTGAGAAACTCAAACTCTTCTGTCTGGACCATCAACAGccggtgtgtttggtgtgtcagACTTCAAGAAAACACGCCAACCACTATATCTACCCCATTGAGGAGGCAGTAACAGACTGtaaggtaaataaaatgtatatctGAGGTCATGCTTCatgtaaaaaataagaaagaaggTTATATTACCTAACAACATCTATAGGTTCAGTATTGCATTTGGTTTTTGAACAGTTTATTCATGTAATTATCAAATCTATAAGTCAGCCATTCCATCATATACAAATTTGACCATCTGAAGTGTCACCTTCATAAACAGGAGCagatatataatgtataaaatgttcTTTTGCATTTGGTGTATTTTAAAATCTTCATTCAGTGCTTGTTAAAGGAGAATATACTGTAGCTAATATCAGATTATTTATAAACTCATATTGAACATATTTACAGTTAAACCCTCTTAATAAACAGTGATCTGAGTTAATGAAGTGTACAATAAGAGCTGAAACACAGAGTCTCCATgcagtgtgttgatttgtttcaGGAGGAGCTCAAAACTGTACTGAAGCCCCTACAGGAGAAACTGAAGATCTTTAAAGACTGTAAACTGAACTGGAGTCAGACTGCAGGACATATAAAGGTTACAATCAATAACATGGTTTTGATAGAATTCTATTCTCCATCATTGTAAAATCAGttctatttcatttgatttcctCTTCACTGCAGATTCAGGCCCAACACACAGAGCATCAGATTAAGGAGCAGTTTGAGAAGCTTCACCAGTTTCTACGAGATGAAGAGGCAGTCAGGATCACTgcactgagagaggaagaggagcagaagagtcagatgatgaaggagaagattgagaagctgagcagaGACGTATCATCTCTTTCAGACACAATCAGAGCCATAGAAGAGGAGATGAGAGCTGAAGACATCCTGTTCTTACAAGTGAGGATCATTTAGTCAGTATTTATACTGTGAGAAAGTCAAACTTCTTTCCATCATCAGAAACGTCACATTTCAgtggtgtaaaaatgtaaatcatatcCACTGATATTTGCTTTGTTGTTTTCCAGAACTACAAGGCCACAGTGAAAAGGTGGGTGATGTGGTTCctgtctctctggttctctgtgtttctgaatcCAAAGCCACAGCAACACTGACTCCTGAATGTTTGTGCAGAGCCCAGTGCACACTGCAGCATCCAGAGGAGCTTTCAGGAGCACTGATCCATGTGGCAAAACATCTGGCCAACCTGAAGTTCAGAGTCTGGGAGAAGATGCAGGACACTGTCCAATACAGTaagagtctttctttctttctttctttctttgagaaagtgtgtgttcatgtttattaataattaatatttttttctgtttttccccttCATTTGTTAAATCAAAGTGATTCTACTGATATtgatataataatgataataattattataaaataaaaataaaaataatacgattatcattattactattattttattaatgtctTATTATCATATTAAATTCACTAGTATCACTTTTATGTTATAATGTGAGggaacttttattttgaaatgctTCTATTCCTATCAGACTGTTCAGTGTTTGAAGAGTGAGCAGAGGGTCTGAGGGAAAACATGAAGAGTTTCAGTGGTTTATAAAAGTTTTAGAGTTATCATAGAATTAGGATTGTTATAATGATTGGTTACATCTCTAATTTAAACACATTCTGAAAACTGCATAAGGCAAGTTGTTAATTTTGTAATTACAGTTATCATTTCTTGGTTTCTGTAAATGTTAGCTAGTTCCATGTGAATGTAATGTTGAAGTTAGCTTAGctccatcgtgtgtgtgtgtttgtgtgtgtgtgttttcagcacCTGTAACTCTGGACCCCAACACTGTTTCTCGTTATCTCATTGTATCTGATGATCTGACCACTGTGAGATTCAGTGATGAGAAACAGAAACTTCCTGAtaatccagagagatttgatgAATATCGGTGTATCCTGGGCTCTGAGGGCTTTAACTCAGGGACACACTGCTGGGATGTTGAAGTTGGAGACTGTACATTCTGGAATGTGGGTGTGATGACAGAATCTGCTCAGAGGAAGGGGAAGATAATCTCCAGAAGTGgaatctggtgtgtgtggtattaTGATGGTGAATATGGAACACATTCTACACCACAGACA
This DNA window, taken from Hemibagrus wyckioides isolate EC202008001 linkage group LG06, SWU_Hwy_1.0, whole genome shotgun sequence, encodes the following:
- the LOC131354496 gene encoding E3 ubiquitin-protein ligase TRIM35-like isoform X4, which produces MASKFSEQDFSCPVCCEIFKDPVLLHCSHSVCKVCLQKFWEAKGSRECPVCRRKSSLQHPPINLVLKNLCETFLQERNQSSSSGSETVCSLHSEKLKLFCLDHQQPVCLVCQTSRKHANHYIYPIEEAVTDCKEELKTVLKPLQEKLKIFKDCKLNWSQTAGHIKIQAQHTEHQIKEQFEKLHQFLRDEEAVRITALREEEEQKSQMMKEKIEKLSRDVSSLSDTIRAIEEEMRAEDILFLQNYKATVKRAQCTLQHPEELSGALIHVAKHLANLKFRVWEKMQDTVQYTPVTLDPNTVSRYLIVSDDLTTVRFSDEKQKLPDNPERFDEYRCILGSEGFNSGTHCWDVEVGDCTFWNVGVMTESAQRKGKIISRSGIWCVWYYDGTKKGRMHLI
- the LOC131354496 gene encoding E3 ubiquitin-protein ligase TRIM35-like isoform X3 encodes the protein MASKFSEQDFSCPVCCEIFKDPVLLHCSHSVCKVCLQKFWEAKGSRECPVCRRKSSLQHPPINLVLKNLCETFLQERNQSSSSGSETVCSLHSEKLKLFCLDHQQPVCLVCQTSRKHANHYIYPIEEAVTDCKEELKTVLKPLQEKLKIFKDCKLNWSQTAGHIKIQAQHTEHQIKEQFEKLHQFLRDEEAVRITALREEEEQKSQMMKEKIEKLSRDVSSLSDTIRAIEEEMRAEDILFLQNYKATVKRAQCTLQHPEELSGALIHVAKHLANLKFRVWEKMQDTVQYTPVTLDPNTVSRYLIVSDDLTTVRFSDEKQKLPDNPERFDEYRCILGSEGFNSGTHCWDVEVGDCTFWNVGVMTESAQRKGKIISRSGIWNKKRADALNLNYFCVIRK
- the LOC131354496 gene encoding E3 ubiquitin-protein ligase TRIM35-like isoform X2, whose protein sequence is MASKFSEQDFSCPVCCEIFKDPVLLHCSHSVCKVCLQKFWEAKGSRECPVCRRKSSLQHPPINLVLKNLCETFLQERNQSSSSGSETVCSLHSEKLKLFCLDHQQPVCLVCQTSRKHANHYIYPIEEAVTDCKEELKTVLKPLQEKLKIFKDCKLNWSQTAGHIKIQAQHTEHQIKEQFEKLHQFLRDEEAVRITALREEEEQKSQMMKEKIEKLSRDVSSLSDTIRAIEEEMRAEDILFLQNYKATVKRAQCTLQHPEELSGALIHVAKHLANLKFRVWEKMQDTVQYTPVTLDPNTVSRYLIVSDDLTTVRFSDEKQKLPDNPERFDEYRCILGSEGFNSGTHCWDVEVGDCTFWNVGVMTESAQRKGKIISRSGIWNKKRADALNLNYFCVIRYDVC
- the LOC131354496 gene encoding E3 ubiquitin-protein ligase TRIM35-like isoform X1, which gives rise to MASKFSEQDFSCPVCCEIFKDPVLLHCSHSVCKVCLQKFWEAKGSRECPVCRRKSSLQHPPINLVLKNLCETFLQERNQSSSSGSETVCSLHSEKLKLFCLDHQQPVCLVCQTSRKHANHYIYPIEEAVTDCKEELKTVLKPLQEKLKIFKDCKLNWSQTAGHIKIQAQHTEHQIKEQFEKLHQFLRDEEAVRITALREEEEQKSQMMKEKIEKLSRDVSSLSDTIRAIEEEMRAEDILFLQNYKATVKRAQCTLQHPEELSGALIHVAKHLANLKFRVWEKMQDTVQYTPVTLDPNTVSRYLIVSDDLTTVRFSDEKQKLPDNPERFDEYRCILGSEGFNSGTHCWDVEVGDCTFWNVGVMTESAQRKGKIISRSGIWCVWYYDGEYGTHSTPQTFTHLSVAQKLQRIRVKLDWDRGKLSFSDPLTNTHLHTFTHTFTDKLLPYLYVNGKESPLKILPLQCSVRVNQIS